Proteins co-encoded in one Jeotgalibacillus malaysiensis genomic window:
- a CDS encoding membrane protein: protein MHKNIVLWDLICYIIFPLIIWHGSREYIGDYYAMLISTVPGFIYSIIRFVILKKVNFLGIYLIVTLAIGTLIDVLAGSAMQMLWNSVIYSYALSFLLLISIAINKPLYLLFAVDIMELRGRNREILKQEFYQKKVLFIFKLITFGFAFQGILLASIKVWLIMNYGVEAFDKGLVLRQVLSWTISAVLIYGFVHIGKLLNYKSNAELERESQEAEGGRI from the coding sequence TTGCACAAAAATATCGTGTTATGGGATTTAATCTGCTACATCATTTTTCCGCTCATCATCTGGCACGGTTCCAGAGAGTACATTGGTGATTACTATGCCATGCTCATTTCAACAGTACCGGGGTTTATCTATAGCATCATTCGTTTTGTGATTCTGAAGAAAGTGAATTTCCTGGGCATTTATTTAATTGTTACACTCGCAATCGGCACACTGATTGACGTACTTGCAGGATCAGCGATGCAGATGCTTTGGAACAGTGTCATTTACAGCTATGCACTCTCATTTCTTCTACTGATTAGTATTGCGATCAATAAACCGCTCTATCTGCTGTTTGCAGTTGATATCATGGAACTCCGCGGCAGAAACAGAGAGATTTTAAAACAGGAATTTTACCAAAAGAAAGTTCTTTTTATTTTTAAATTGATCACGTTTGGCTTTGCTTTTCAGGGTATCCTGCTTGCGTCAATTAAAGTCTGGCTGATCATGAATTACGGTGTTGAAGCATTTGATAAAGGTCTTGTCCTCAGACAGGTGCTCAGCTGGACCATTTCAGCTGTATTGATTTATGGGTTTGTACATATTGGAAAGCTGTTAAATTATAAGTCTAATGCTGAGCTTGAGCGCGAATCTCAGGAGGCAGAAGGGGGCAGAATATGA